A genomic region of Friedmanniella luteola contains the following coding sequences:
- a CDS encoding potassium channel family protein: protein MSNPLLVFWSQLFPNRDPVLRAPARAHIGTSSQASSTIFLVMRRMRTPLITLIVIFSISVVGLSLIPGVDPDGRVARLSLFESFYFMSYTATTIGFGELPWPFTAAQRLWVTFAIYLSVIGWAYAIGSLLTLVQDRSFRQALALQRFTRRVARLREPFLLLAGYGRAGELLATSFDALGQQLVVVDEASDRVDALELGSFHADIPGLVADAANPHHLAAAGLDHPFCAGVLALTNDDEVNLAVTMTASLLRPDLPVIARTVSAPIAERMHAFGTPVVVNPFDRFGEHLRLALNAPASYQLLSWLEAGPGAALPERGSPPTDGRWVVCGYGRFGREVTADLRAAGLEVSVIEPAEQGDPEAGVIVGDASEPAVLARADLPGAVGLVAGTDNDTTNLSMLAAARHANPRLFLAARQNKPTSAALFKAMAVDALLVPTEMVAHEVYAQLSTPMLWRLIQELPARGDAWAADLVARLRDSCGRQLPTLWKIRLDGEQAPALGGWLADGRIALGDLLRSPEDRDRRLEVVPLLLLHDGEAVLTPDDDTLLAPDDQLLFAGHSSERRELESTLVLDSSAAYVLFDRHIPSSWVWRKLSRKAPDPEQASTLDR, encoded by the coding sequence GTGAGCAACCCGCTGCTGGTCTTCTGGTCCCAGCTGTTCCCCAACCGGGACCCCGTCCTGCGCGCCCCCGCCCGGGCGCACATCGGCACCTCCAGCCAGGCGTCCTCCACGATCTTCCTGGTGATGCGGCGGATGCGCACCCCGCTCATCACGCTGATCGTCATCTTCTCGATCAGCGTCGTCGGTCTCAGCCTCATCCCCGGCGTCGACCCCGACGGCCGGGTGGCGCGCCTCAGCCTGTTCGAGTCGTTCTACTTCATGAGCTACACCGCGACGACCATCGGCTTCGGCGAGCTCCCGTGGCCGTTCACCGCCGCCCAACGGCTCTGGGTCACCTTCGCGATCTACCTCTCGGTGATCGGCTGGGCGTACGCGATCGGCTCGCTGCTGACCCTGGTCCAGGACCGGTCGTTCCGGCAGGCGCTGGCGCTGCAGCGGTTCACCCGCCGGGTGGCGCGGCTGCGCGAGCCGTTCCTGCTGCTGGCGGGCTACGGGCGGGCGGGCGAGCTGCTCGCCACGTCCTTCGACGCGCTCGGGCAGCAGCTGGTGGTGGTCGACGAGGCGTCCGACCGGGTCGACGCGCTCGAGCTGGGCTCCTTCCACGCGGACATCCCCGGGCTGGTGGCCGACGCCGCCAACCCGCACCACCTGGCGGCGGCCGGCCTGGACCACCCCTTCTGCGCCGGCGTGCTGGCCCTCACCAACGACGACGAGGTCAACCTGGCCGTCACGATGACCGCGTCCCTGCTGCGCCCCGACCTCCCCGTCATCGCGCGCACCGTCTCCGCGCCCATCGCCGAGCGGATGCACGCCTTCGGGACCCCCGTGGTGGTCAACCCGTTCGACCGGTTCGGCGAGCACCTGCGGCTCGCCCTCAACGCGCCGGCGTCCTACCAGCTGCTCAGCTGGCTGGAGGCAGGTCCCGGGGCGGCCCTGCCCGAGCGGGGCTCCCCGCCGACCGACGGCCGCTGGGTCGTGTGCGGGTACGGCCGCTTCGGGCGCGAGGTCACCGCCGACCTGCGGGCGGCGGGCCTCGAGGTCAGCGTCATCGAACCGGCCGAGCAGGGCGACCCCGAGGCGGGGGTCATCGTCGGCGACGCCTCCGAGCCCGCGGTGCTGGCCCGGGCCGACCTCCCGGGCGCCGTCGGGCTGGTCGCGGGCACCGACAACGACACGACGAACCTGTCGATGCTGGCCGCGGCCCGCCACGCCAACCCCCGTCTGTTCCTCGCCGCCCGCCAGAACAAGCCCACCAGCGCGGCCCTGTTCAAGGCCATGGCGGTGGACGCCCTGCTGGTGCCGACCGAGATGGTCGCCCACGAGGTGTACGCGCAGCTCAGCACGCCGATGCTCTGGCGCCTCATCCAGGAGCTGCCCGCGCGCGGGGACGCCTGGGCCGCCGACCTCGTCGCGCGGCTCCGGGACAGCTGCGGCCGGCAGCTGCCCACGCTCTGGAAGATCAGGCTGGACGGCGAGCAGGCGCCCGCGCTCGGCGGCTGGCTGGCGGACGGTCGGATCGCCCTGGGCGACCTGCTGCGGAGCCCGGAGGACCGGGACCGCCGGCTCGAGGTCGTCCCGCTGCTGCTGCTCCACGACGGCGAGGCCGTCCTGACCCCCGACGACGACACCCTCCTGGCGCCCGACGACCAGCTGCTCTTCGCCGGCCACAGCTCCGAGCGCCGGGAGCTCGAGAGCACGCTCGTGCTCGACTCCAGCGCCGCCTACGTGCTGTTCGACCGGCACATCCCGTCCAGCTGGGTGTGGCGCAAGCTCTCCCGGAAGGCGCCGGATCCCGAGCAGGCCTCCACCCTCGACCGCTGA
- a CDS encoding glycosyltransferase family 2 protein, giving the protein MQRFQRFVGLLLVGLAALGAVLVGVSAAVVFRTPRVDEATSTTVGFWHLLYNTTAPSPVVILGATGLGLLLAAAVALVERRVSTRARRSEDAQRMPLAPKLVMAETRGVDAGPVTITVLIPAHDEAGCIAATIASLRSQSHPPERIIVVADNCSDETVPIARAAGVEVIETVGNTKKKAGGLNQVLTVVLPEQGDNDTVMIMDADTTLDQGFLAAAVRRLTDDRALMAVGGLFYGEDGAGLIGQFQRNEYTRYARDVSRRRGRVFVLTGTASIFRPRALRTVAAERGRAIPGLAGDVYDTLVLTEDNELTLAIKSLGGLMISPSQCTVVTEVMETWAALWAQRLRWQRGAVENLGDYGLRPSVMRYWAQQLGIGYGVIALVGYLLLILVMLLALDQWVWFPFWVGVGGLFMLERVVTVWRGGWRARVLALTLFPELAYSLVLNAVFVKGVLDIAFRRQASWKHVVQSAAPSTSGTPA; this is encoded by the coding sequence GTGCAGAGGTTCCAGCGGTTCGTCGGCCTGCTCCTGGTGGGCCTCGCCGCCCTCGGCGCGGTCCTGGTCGGGGTGTCCGCGGCGGTGGTCTTCCGGACCCCGCGCGTCGACGAGGCGACCTCGACCACCGTCGGCTTCTGGCACCTGCTCTACAACACCACCGCCCCCTCACCCGTGGTGATCCTCGGCGCGACCGGACTGGGCCTGCTGCTGGCCGCCGCGGTGGCGCTGGTCGAGCGGCGGGTGAGCACGCGGGCGCGGCGCAGCGAGGACGCCCAGCGCATGCCGCTGGCCCCCAAGCTCGTCATGGCCGAGACGCGCGGGGTCGACGCCGGGCCGGTGACCATCACCGTGCTCATCCCCGCGCACGACGAGGCCGGCTGCATCGCCGCCACGATCGCGTCGCTGCGCTCCCAGTCGCACCCGCCCGAGCGGATCATCGTCGTGGCCGACAACTGCAGCGACGAGACGGTGCCGATCGCCCGGGCCGCCGGGGTGGAGGTGATCGAGACCGTCGGCAACACGAAGAAGAAGGCCGGCGGGCTCAACCAGGTGCTGACCGTGGTGCTGCCCGAGCAGGGTGACAACGACACCGTCATGATCATGGACGCCGACACGACCCTCGACCAGGGCTTCCTCGCCGCCGCCGTCCGACGGCTCACCGACGACCGGGCGCTGATGGCCGTCGGCGGCCTCTTCTACGGCGAGGACGGCGCCGGGCTGATCGGGCAGTTCCAGCGGAACGAGTACACCCGCTACGCCCGGGACGTGAGCCGTCGCCGGGGCCGCGTCTTCGTGCTGACGGGGACCGCGTCCATCTTCCGGCCGCGCGCCCTGCGCACCGTGGCCGCCGAGCGCGGGCGCGCCATCCCCGGCCTCGCCGGGGACGTCTACGACACCCTCGTGCTCACCGAGGACAACGAGCTCACCCTGGCGATCAAGTCGCTCGGCGGGCTGATGATCTCGCCGTCGCAGTGCACGGTGGTGACCGAGGTGATGGAGACCTGGGCTGCGCTGTGGGCCCAGCGGCTGCGGTGGCAGCGCGGCGCCGTGGAGAACCTCGGCGACTACGGGCTGCGTCCCTCCGTCATGCGCTACTGGGCCCAGCAGCTGGGGATCGGGTACGGCGTGATCGCCCTCGTCGGCTACCTCCTGCTGATCCTGGTGATGCTGCTGGCCCTCGACCAGTGGGTGTGGTTCCCGTTCTGGGTCGGCGTCGGCGGCCTGTTCATGCTGGAACGGGTCGTCACGGTCTGGCGCGGCGGCTGGAGAGCCCGCGTCCTCGCCCTCACGCTGTTCCCCGAGCTCGCGTACTCCCTCGTCCTCAACGCCGTGTTCGTCAAGGGCGTCCTCGACATCGCGTTCCGCCGCCAGGCCAGCTGGAAGCACGTCGTGCAGAGCGCCGCACCGAGCACGTCCGGGACGCCGGCATGA
- a CDS encoding PfkB family carbohydrate kinase has protein sequence MTGEGQGSSAPYDVVVLGEVLLEVGTEQPFGHGVPAQLQVSGDALNVAASAAAAGARVGLVSVLTDDELGDAILARVAALGVGTALLRRRRGQQGMYLVHGDPEGEREFAYARSGSVGSSLAVDDLDAAVLAAAGAVVTSGITCAISASAARAVRTAAQQASRFVYDPNFRPRLATAPEAAAVLAELAPSAALVTPSHPAETSALLGVGTALEAGRRLRALGAGAVAVTCGARGVQLVAEAGEVWVDAVPAPAVVDQTGAGDAFVGTLTARLVLGDDLATATRLAVAASSLVVGGRGGTGLVPTLAQTREHAGLSAR, from the coding sequence ATGACTGGTGAGGGGCAGGGGTCGTCGGCCCCGTACGACGTGGTCGTGCTCGGGGAGGTGCTGCTGGAGGTCGGGACCGAGCAGCCGTTCGGGCACGGGGTGCCGGCGCAGCTGCAGGTGTCCGGCGACGCGCTGAACGTGGCCGCCTCCGCCGCGGCGGCCGGGGCCCGGGTCGGGCTGGTCAGCGTGCTGACCGACGACGAGCTGGGCGACGCGATCCTGGCGCGGGTCGCCGCCCTCGGCGTGGGCACCGCGCTGCTGCGCCGCCGGCGCGGCCAGCAGGGCATGTACCTGGTGCACGGCGACCCCGAGGGCGAGCGGGAGTTCGCCTACGCGCGGTCGGGCTCCGTGGGGTCCTCGCTGGCGGTGGACGACCTCGACGCGGCGGTGCTGGCCGCGGCGGGTGCCGTGGTGACGAGCGGGATCACCTGCGCCATCTCGGCGTCGGCGGCCCGGGCCGTCCGGACGGCGGCCCAGCAGGCGTCCCGCTTCGTCTACGACCCGAACTTCCGGCCGCGGCTGGCGACGGCGCCGGAGGCGGCGGCGGTGCTGGCGGAGCTGGCGCCGTCCGCCGCGCTGGTGACGCCGTCGCACCCCGCGGAGACGTCGGCGCTGCTCGGCGTCGGCACCGCGCTCGAGGCCGGGCGGCGGCTGCGTGCGCTCGGGGCCGGCGCCGTCGCGGTGACCTGCGGCGCGCGGGGTGTGCAGCTGGTCGCGGAGGCGGGCGAGGTCTGGGTCGACGCCGTCCCCGCGCCCGCCGTGGTCGACCAGACGGGCGCCGGGGACGCCTTCGTCGGGACGCTGACCGCCCGGCTGGTGCTGGGCGACGACCTGGCCACCGCCACCCGGCTGGCCGTCGCCGCGTCGTCGCTGGTCGTCGGCGGGCGGGGCGGGACCGGGCTGGTGCCGACGCTCGCGCAGACCCGGGAGCACGCGGGCCTCAGCGCGCGGTGA
- the manD gene encoding D-mannonate dehydratase ManD: MRITEARVVVCSPGRNYVTLVVETEDGLTGVGDATLNGRELAVAAYLRDHVCPLLVGRDARRIEDTWQYLYRGAYWRRGPVTMTSIAAVDVALWDLLGQAAGMPVHQLLGGAARDGVMVYGHASGATLADLAADVEAHLAQGYRAVRVQAAVPGIDATYGVPPADGLMYEPASGERPQEDVWETTSYLDFAPALLAHVREEFGFGVHLLHDVHHRLTPIEAGRLGRALEPYRPFWIEDPTPAEDQAAFRLIRSHTTTPLAVGEVFNSIWDCQQLITERLIDYIRTSVSHAGGITHLRRIFALADLYGVRSGSHGPGDLSPVAMAAALHVDLSIPNFGIQEYMGHRSPAEEVFQTSYTFADGFMHPGEAPGLGVRFDEAAAARYPYAPRYLPVNRRLDGSMHDW; encoded by the coding sequence GTGCGCATCACCGAGGCCCGCGTCGTCGTTTGCTCCCCGGGCCGCAACTACGTCACCCTGGTGGTCGAGACCGAGGACGGCCTGACCGGGGTGGGCGACGCGACCCTGAACGGCCGCGAGCTGGCCGTCGCCGCGTACCTCCGCGACCACGTCTGCCCCCTGCTGGTCGGCCGGGACGCCCGGCGGATCGAGGACACCTGGCAGTACCTCTACCGGGGCGCCTACTGGCGGCGGGGCCCGGTGACCATGACGTCCATCGCCGCCGTCGACGTCGCGCTGTGGGACCTGCTCGGCCAGGCCGCCGGGATGCCGGTCCACCAGCTGCTCGGCGGCGCAGCCCGGGACGGCGTCATGGTCTACGGCCACGCCAGCGGCGCCACGCTCGCGGACCTCGCGGCCGACGTCGAGGCGCACCTCGCGCAGGGGTACCGCGCCGTCCGGGTGCAGGCGGCCGTCCCGGGCATCGACGCGACCTACGGCGTGCCGCCCGCCGACGGGCTGATGTACGAGCCGGCGTCGGGGGAGCGGCCGCAGGAGGACGTCTGGGAGACGACGTCCTACCTGGACTTCGCGCCCGCGCTGCTGGCCCACGTCCGCGAGGAGTTCGGGTTCGGCGTGCACCTCCTGCACGACGTGCACCACCGGCTGACCCCGATCGAGGCGGGCCGGCTGGGGAGGGCGCTGGAGCCCTACCGGCCGTTCTGGATCGAGGACCCGACGCCGGCGGAGGACCAGGCCGCCTTCCGGCTGATCCGGAGCCACACGACGACGCCGCTGGCCGTCGGCGAGGTGTTCAACTCGATCTGGGACTGCCAGCAGCTGATCACCGAGCGGCTGATCGACTACATCCGGACGTCGGTGTCCCATGCCGGCGGGATCACCCACCTGCGGCGGATCTTCGCCCTCGCCGACCTGTACGGGGTGCGGTCCGGCTCCCACGGCCCGGGCGACCTGTCGCCCGTGGCCATGGCCGCGGCGCTGCACGTCGACCTGAGCATCCCCAACTTCGGCATCCAGGAGTACATGGGCCACCGGTCGCCGGCCGAGGAGGTCTTCCAGACGTCGTACACCTTCGCGGACGGCTTCATGCACCCGGGCGAGGCCCCCGGACTGGGGGTCCGGTTCGACGAGGCGGCGGCCGCCCGGTACCCGTACGCGCCGAGGTACCTGCCGGTGAACCGGCGGCTGGACGGGTCCATGCATGACTGGTGA
- a CDS encoding L-idonate 5-dehydrogenase, producing MRAVVVHGAGDLRVEERPEPVAGPGEVVLDLEWGGICGSDLSYYRHGATGTAVVRAPLVLGHEVAGRVRSLGPGVTGVEVGLPVTVHPATPVGDLALPDRIAGRTNLHREVRYLGSAALLPHTDGAFAEQKTVRVDQLRPLPAGVDTLHGALAEPLGVAMHAVRRAGEVRGRDVLVNGAGPIGALVVAALRFAGARTVTAADVSPAALGIARALGADVCVDVGAGEDLPGDVELVIEASGSPGALGAVLHAVARGGTLVQVGNLPGAPTPAALGDLVTREITWVGSYRFVDEISDAVAALAAGLDVSPLITHRFPLADAAEALRVAADRSTGSSKVMLQLA from the coding sequence ATGCGGGCAGTGGTGGTGCACGGCGCGGGTGACCTGCGCGTCGAGGAGCGGCCGGAGCCCGTCGCCGGTCCCGGCGAGGTGGTCCTCGACCTCGAGTGGGGCGGCATCTGCGGCTCCGACCTCTCCTACTACCGGCACGGCGCGACCGGGACGGCCGTGGTCCGCGCGCCGCTGGTGCTCGGCCACGAGGTGGCCGGTCGGGTCCGGTCCCTCGGCCCTGGCGTCACCGGGGTCGAGGTCGGCCTCCCCGTGACCGTGCACCCGGCGACCCCGGTCGGCGACCTGGCGCTGCCCGACCGGATCGCCGGCCGGACCAACCTCCACCGGGAGGTCCGCTACCTCGGCTCCGCCGCGCTGCTGCCCCACACCGACGGTGCGTTCGCCGAGCAGAAGACCGTCCGGGTCGACCAGCTGCGACCGCTGCCCGCGGGCGTCGACACGCTGCACGGAGCGCTGGCCGAGCCGCTGGGGGTGGCGATGCACGCCGTCCGCCGGGCGGGGGAGGTGCGCGGGCGGGACGTCCTGGTGAACGGGGCCGGACCCATCGGCGCCCTCGTCGTGGCCGCGCTCCGGTTCGCCGGGGCCCGGACCGTGACCGCCGCCGACGTCAGCCCGGCCGCCCTCGGCATCGCCCGCGCCCTGGGGGCCGACGTCTGCGTCGACGTCGGGGCCGGGGAGGACCTGCCGGGCGACGTCGAGCTGGTGATCGAAGCCTCCGGGTCCCCTGGCGCCCTGGGTGCGGTGCTGCACGCCGTCGCGCGGGGCGGGACGCTGGTCCAGGTCGGCAACCTGCCCGGCGCGCCGACGCCGGCCGCGCTCGGCGACCTGGTCACCCGCGAGATCACCTGGGTGGGCAGCTATCGCTTCGTCGACGAGATCAGCGACGCGGTGGCGGCCCTGGCGGCAGGCCTGGACGTGTCCCCGCTGATCACCCACCGGTTCCCGCTCGCCGACGCCGCCGAGGCCCTGCGGGTCGCCGCCGACCGCAGCACCGGCAGCAGCAAGGTGATGCTCCAGCTCGCCTGA